In a genomic window of Thiolapillus brandeum:
- the aspS gene encoding aspartate--tRNA ligase: MRSHYCGEPGLDQVDETVELCGWVNRRRDHGGVIFIDLRDRTGLVQVVYDPDVEDVFATAEKVRTEYVLRVKGRVRRRPEGTVNPEISTGEIEVLGKELEILNAARTPPFVLDDDDVSEELRLRYRYIDLRRPEMLERMQLRSHVTRLLREYLDNNGFMDMETPMLTKATPEGARDYLVPSRTHAGKFFALPQSPQLFKQLLMMSGMDRYYQIVRCFRDEDLRADRQPEFTQLDVEMSFMNEEQIMQHMEDMIRGVFKGALDVDLPDPFPRMTWAEAMDRFGSDRPDLRCPLELKDVADLMRDVDFKVFSGPASDPAGRVAALRVPQGCKLSRKEIDDYTKYVGIYGARGLAYIKVNEWTAKGREGLQSPILKFLPDEAVNGIMERTGAEDGDLVFFGADKATVVNEALGALRVKLGEDLGLMEGEWRPLWVVDFPMFEWDGKDKRWTSLHHPFTAPREEDLELLDSDPGKCLSRAYDMVLNGTEVGGGSMRIHRTQVQSKVLELLGIGEQEAEDKFGFLLNALEYGCPPHGGLAFGLDRLVMLMAGASSIRDVMAFPKTQTAACPLTEAPSEVSPAQLRELSIRLRLPQKEEAS; encoded by the coding sequence ATGCGTAGTCATTATTGTGGTGAACCCGGCCTGGATCAGGTCGATGAGACAGTGGAACTTTGTGGCTGGGTAAACCGCCGCCGTGATCATGGGGGCGTGATCTTCATCGATCTGCGTGACCGTACGGGACTGGTTCAGGTGGTTTACGATCCGGATGTGGAAGACGTGTTCGCTACGGCGGAAAAAGTGCGCACCGAGTATGTGTTGCGCGTCAAGGGCCGGGTACGCCGCCGCCCCGAAGGCACGGTGAATCCGGAGATTTCCACAGGTGAAATCGAGGTATTGGGCAAGGAGCTGGAAATTCTCAATGCCGCCAGGACGCCGCCGTTTGTCCTGGATGACGATGATGTTTCCGAAGAACTGCGTCTGCGCTACCGTTACATTGATCTGCGCCGCCCGGAAATGCTCGAACGCATGCAATTGCGTTCCCATGTCACCCGTCTGTTGCGTGAATACCTGGACAACAACGGTTTCATGGACATGGAAACCCCCATGCTCACCAAGGCCACGCCGGAAGGCGCCCGGGATTATCTGGTGCCCAGCCGCACCCATGCGGGCAAGTTCTTCGCGCTGCCCCAGTCCCCCCAGTTGTTCAAACAGTTGCTGATGATGTCCGGCATGGATCGTTACTACCAGATCGTGCGTTGCTTCCGTGACGAGGATCTGCGTGCCGATCGTCAGCCGGAATTCACCCAGTTGGACGTGGAAATGTCCTTCATGAATGAAGAGCAGATCATGCAGCATATGGAAGACATGATCCGTGGCGTGTTCAAGGGAGCCCTGGATGTCGATCTGCCGGATCCTTTTCCACGCATGACCTGGGCCGAAGCCATGGATCGTTTTGGCTCGGATCGTCCTGATCTGCGCTGCCCCCTGGAACTCAAGGATGTAGCGGATCTCATGCGTGATGTGGATTTCAAGGTATTCTCCGGTCCCGCATCCGATCCTGCGGGCCGGGTGGCGGCCCTGCGCGTGCCTCAGGGCTGCAAGCTCAGTCGCAAGGAAATCGATGACTACACAAAATATGTTGGTATCTACGGTGCCCGTGGCCTGGCCTATATCAAGGTCAATGAGTGGACTGCAAAGGGCCGCGAAGGTCTGCAATCACCCATTCTCAAGTTCCTGCCCGACGAAGCGGTGAATGGCATCATGGAACGCACCGGGGCCGAGGATGGCGACCTGGTTTTCTTCGGTGCCGACAAGGCCACGGTGGTGAACGAGGCCCTGGGCGCTTTGCGCGTCAAACTGGGCGAAGACCTGGGGCTAATGGAAGGCGAATGGCGCCCCCTGTGGGTGGTGGATTTTCCCATGTTCGAGTGGGACGGAAAGGACAAGCGCTGGACCTCCCTGCATCACCCCTTCACCGCGCCACGGGAAGAAGATCTGGAACTGTTGGACAGTGATCCCGGAAAATGCCTGTCCCGAGCTTACGACATGGTGCTGAACGGCACCGAGGTGGGTGGTGGTTCCATGCGTATTCATCGCACCCAGGTGCAGAGCAAAGTGCTGGAACTGCTGGGTATCGGTGAACAGGAAGCCGAGGACAAGTTTGGCTTTTTGCTCAATGCCCTGGAATATGGCTGCCCGCCCCATGGTGGTCTGGCCTTTGGCCTGGATCGGCTGGTGATGCTTATGGCAGGCGCTTCTTCCATCCGCGATGTCATGGCTTTTCCCAAGACCCAGACGGCGGCCTGTCCGCTCACGGAGGCGCCTTCGGAGGTGTCCCCGGCACAACTGCGTGAGCTGTCCATCCGCTTGCGTCTGCCGCAAAAGGAAGAAGCTTCCTGA
- a CDS encoding FmdB family zinc ribbon protein produces the protein MPFYEYRCKACDHELEVMQKMSDEPLKDCPKCGKPELQKLISASGFRLKGGGWYETDFKSGKKKNVADSGKDKSSSGGGGCGGGSCGCH, from the coding sequence ATGCCTTTCTATGAATATCGATGCAAGGCTTGCGACCACGAGTTGGAAGTCATGCAGAAAATGAGTGATGAGCCACTCAAGGATTGCCCCAAGTGCGGCAAACCCGAGTTGCAAAAGCTCATTTCAGCATCCGGGTTCCGCCTCAAGGGCGGAGGCTGGTATGAGACGGACTTCAAGTCCGGCAAGAAGAAAAACGTGGCTGATTCGGGTAAGGACAAGTCCTCCTCGGGCGGCGGCGGATGTGGCGGTGGCAGTTGCGGTTGCCACTGA
- a CDS encoding SDR family oxidoreductase, with the protein MSKPSPQRCILVTGCSSGIGHHAAHGLKTRGYRVFASARRAADVQRLAEEGLESLQLDLDDESSISAAVEQVLSATGGELHALFNNGAYGQPGAVEDLDRATLRAQLETNLLGWHDLTRRIIPVMRKQGHGRIIQNSSVLGFAAMPYRGAYNCSKFALEGLTDTLRLELAGTGIHVSLIEPGPIRSRFRENAFTRFQANIDMEHSPHRDRYQGMIERLKKEGDAAPFTLGPEAVMEKLIHALESRHPRPRYYVTFPTYLFGYLKRVLSSRMQDRLMRWASGEGRH; encoded by the coding sequence ATGAGTAAACCATCCCCCCAGCGCTGTATTCTTGTTACCGGCTGCTCCAGCGGCATTGGCCATCACGCGGCCCATGGACTCAAGACCCGGGGCTACCGGGTCTTCGCCAGCGCCCGCAGGGCCGCAGATGTACAACGCCTGGCAGAAGAGGGGCTGGAATCCCTGCAACTGGATCTCGATGATGAATCCAGCATCAGCGCCGCTGTGGAGCAGGTTCTGTCCGCCACGGGCGGCGAGCTTCATGCGCTTTTCAATAACGGCGCTTACGGGCAGCCCGGCGCCGTGGAAGACCTGGACAGGGCCACCTTGCGCGCCCAACTGGAAACCAACCTGTTGGGATGGCATGACCTGACCCGCCGCATCATTCCGGTCATGCGCAAACAGGGCCATGGACGCATCATCCAGAACAGCTCCGTGCTCGGCTTCGCCGCAATGCCGTATCGCGGTGCCTACAACTGCTCCAAGTTCGCTCTGGAAGGCCTCACGGACACTTTGCGGCTGGAGCTGGCGGGAACCGGCATCCATGTATCCCTCATTGAACCCGGCCCCATCCGCAGTCGTTTCCGGGAAAACGCCTTCACCCGCTTCCAGGCGAACATCGACATGGAGCACAGTCCACACAGGGATCGCTACCAGGGCATGATAGAAAGATTGAAAAAGGAGGGAGATGCCGCCCCCTTTACCCTGGGACCGGAAGCGGTCATGGAAAAGCTGATTCATGCTCTGGAAAGCCGACACCCAAGGCCTCGCTACTACGTGACCTTTCCCACCTACCTGTTTGGTTATCTCAAGCGGGTATTGTCCAGCCGAATGCAGGACAGGCTGATGCGCTGGGCTTCTGGAGAAGGGAGGCATTGA
- the gshA gene encoding glutamate--cysteine ligase codes for MPTGSSLLTEVLHRLSTEGDPGLLARGRFGLEKESLRVAESGGIALTPHPAALGAALTHPHITTDYSEALLELVTPPFEDFTQALDCLEELHLYVHGKLEQEFLWATSMPCILAGGDAIPIATYGSSNPGMMKYVYRVGLGNRYGRTMQVIAGVHYNFSLDESFWPMYQNLLGENGDPGQFRDRHYMGMVRNLQRYGWLIPYLFGASPAVCKSFFTDKEPDLLVFDDTTYYEPYATSLRMGDIGYQNRKEEGMGIKASYDDLSSYVSSLARATCTPCPVWEAIGVKVDGEYRQLNANQLQIENEYYSSVRPKQICADMETPAHALQERGIEYVELRSLDVNAYHPLGVDETQLRFLHVFMLYCLLRESPAISCVERKEIDRNLIWVAHQGRDPLLKLQRGGRAVLFRDWARELLQAMEPLAELLGEQGSDGKYEASLNEQQQKLDDAALTPSGRMLDEMRENGEGFYQFARRLSREQWRYFASRQIDPVFEQQLQDLAEQSMARQLELEQASGGSFDAYLERYFAGQI; via the coding sequence ATGCCTACAGGTTCATCCCTGTTGACCGAAGTGCTGCATCGTTTGAGCACGGAAGGTGATCCGGGGCTGCTGGCGCGTGGCCGGTTCGGCCTGGAAAAGGAAAGCCTGCGCGTGGCGGAAAGCGGTGGCATTGCCCTCACACCCCACCCGGCTGCCTTGGGGGCGGCTCTTACCCATCCCCATATCACCACGGATTACTCCGAAGCCTTGTTGGAGCTGGTGACGCCGCCCTTCGAAGATTTTACCCAGGCTCTGGACTGTCTCGAGGAGCTGCACCTGTATGTGCATGGCAAACTGGAGCAGGAGTTTCTCTGGGCGACCAGTATGCCTTGTATTCTTGCAGGAGGCGATGCCATCCCCATCGCCACTTATGGCAGTTCCAATCCCGGGATGATGAAGTATGTCTACAGGGTGGGCCTGGGCAACCGCTATGGGCGCACCATGCAGGTGATTGCCGGGGTGCACTATAACTTTTCCCTGGATGAGAGTTTCTGGCCCATGTACCAGAATCTGCTTGGAGAAAATGGTGATCCGGGACAGTTCCGGGATCGCCACTACATGGGCATGGTGCGTAACCTGCAACGCTATGGTTGGCTGATTCCCTATCTCTTTGGTGCTTCACCAGCGGTATGCAAATCCTTCTTTACTGACAAGGAGCCGGATCTGCTGGTGTTCGATGACACTACCTATTATGAGCCCTATGCCACTTCCCTGAGGATGGGCGATATCGGTTATCAGAACCGTAAGGAAGAGGGTATGGGCATCAAGGCCAGCTATGATGACCTGTCCAGCTATGTTTCCAGCCTGGCCCGGGCTACGTGTACGCCTTGTCCGGTGTGGGAGGCTATCGGCGTAAAAGTCGATGGTGAGTATCGTCAGCTCAATGCCAATCAGTTGCAGATCGAGAACGAATACTACAGCTCTGTGCGCCCCAAACAGATTTGTGCCGATATGGAGACACCTGCCCATGCCCTCCAGGAACGGGGTATCGAGTATGTGGAGCTGCGTTCTTTGGACGTGAATGCCTATCATCCCCTGGGCGTGGATGAAACCCAATTGCGTTTTCTGCATGTATTCATGCTGTACTGTCTGCTGCGGGAAAGCCCGGCAATCAGCTGTGTCGAACGCAAGGAGATCGACCGCAACCTTATCTGGGTGGCTCACCAGGGCAGGGATCCCCTGTTGAAACTACAGCGTGGCGGCCGGGCGGTGCTGTTTCGCGACTGGGCCAGGGAATTGCTGCAAGCCATGGAACCCCTGGCGGAGCTGCTGGGGGAGCAGGGCAGTGACGGCAAGTACGAAGCTTCCCTGAATGAGCAGCAGCAAAAACTGGACGATGCTGCCCTTACCCCTTCCGGCCGGATGCTGGATGAAATGCGGGAGAATGGTGAAGGCTTCTACCAGTTTGCCCGGCGCCTGTCCCGGGAGCAGTGGCGCTATTTCGCATCCCGGCAGATCGATCCGGTGTTCGAGCAGCAGCTGCAGGATTTGGCGGAACAATCCATGGCGAGGCAACTCGAACTGGAACAGGCTTCGGGTGGAAGCTTCGATGCCTACCTGGAGCGCTACTTCGCCGGGCAGATATGA
- a CDS encoding carboxy terminal-processing peptidase codes for MKKTLILGINALYLLVFSATALAVVKEVPQESLIPDNSQRQTALILNRVLERYHYRKVPLDDKLSEKILNRYLEALDPNKSFFTQADIDGFSHYRHELDDAISSGRLEPAFEIFRRFRQRVDQRVDLALKLLKENKFDFTRKETYRFDREDAPWAKNETQIEDQWRKRVKNDILGLRLAGKDDKKIRETLEKRYTTMRRRVHQLDAGSAFQTFVNAYALSIEPHTSYMSPERSENFDISMRLSLQGIGAVLRSDDEYTVIQKVVPGGPADKSGQLHAGDKIVGVGQGEKGEVEDIIGWPLQDVVEKIRGKKDTLVRLNVLPKAAGASAPVKTVVIQRDKIKLEDQAAKSSIIEADGMRFGVIDLPAFYRDFRGQAAGEKDFRSTTRDVRKLIDKLVKDHVDGIIVDLRNNGGGSLTEATELTGLFIPHGPVVQVKDSQGHIDVERDSDPEEAYTGPLAVLVNRNSASASEIFAAAIQDYGRGLIIGEPTFGKGTVQSLVDLGQFSRHKQDLGRLRLTIAQFFRVRGGSTQHKGVIPDVQFPTAEGSGKHGESSLDNALPWASIKPAEYHPVSKAPQLAMLQHKHEVRVAKDPGFNFLVEQNQEINRMEARKEVSLVEAERKKEWDEREQRALERHNKLRALRGLPPLSKLDDDDEDEFAEKEDDPEGINRIMQEEAAHILADYIRQQQPVTAQAD; via the coding sequence ATGAAGAAAACACTGATCCTTGGCATCAATGCCCTGTACCTGCTGGTCTTCAGCGCCACTGCCCTGGCCGTGGTCAAGGAGGTACCCCAGGAATCCCTGATTCCCGACAATTCCCAGCGGCAGACGGCCCTGATCCTCAACCGGGTGCTGGAACGCTACCACTACCGCAAGGTGCCTCTTGATGACAAGCTGTCGGAAAAGATCCTGAACCGATATCTGGAAGCTTTGGATCCCAACAAGAGTTTCTTCACCCAGGCGGATATCGATGGTTTTTCCCACTATCGCCACGAACTGGATGATGCCATTTCCAGCGGGCGCCTGGAGCCGGCTTTCGAGATCTTCCGCAGGTTCCGCCAGCGGGTGGATCAACGGGTGGATCTGGCCCTGAAACTGCTCAAGGAAAACAAGTTCGATTTCACCCGCAAAGAGACCTACCGGTTCGACCGGGAGGATGCTCCCTGGGCGAAAAACGAGACGCAGATCGAAGACCAGTGGCGCAAGCGGGTCAAGAACGACATACTTGGACTGCGTCTGGCGGGCAAAGACGACAAGAAGATCCGGGAAACCCTTGAGAAACGCTACACCACCATGCGCAGGCGGGTTCATCAGCTCGACGCAGGCAGCGCATTCCAGACCTTTGTCAATGCCTATGCCCTGAGCATCGAGCCTCATACCAGCTACATGTCGCCGGAGCGCTCGGAAAATTTCGATATCTCCATGCGCCTGTCCCTGCAGGGCATAGGCGCCGTGCTGCGTAGCGACGATGAATACACCGTCATTCAGAAAGTGGTTCCTGGTGGTCCGGCAGACAAGAGCGGGCAGTTGCATGCCGGGGACAAGATCGTCGGTGTAGGCCAGGGAGAGAAGGGCGAAGTCGAGGATATTATCGGCTGGCCCCTGCAGGATGTGGTGGAAAAGATCCGCGGAAAAAAAGACACTCTGGTTCGCCTCAACGTATTGCCCAAGGCGGCTGGGGCGAGCGCGCCGGTGAAGACCGTGGTGATTCAGCGGGACAAGATCAAGTTGGAAGATCAGGCGGCAAAGTCCAGTATCATCGAGGCCGATGGCATGCGCTTTGGCGTTATCGATCTGCCAGCCTTCTATCGGGATTTCCGCGGCCAGGCAGCCGGAGAAAAGGATTTTCGCAGTACTACGCGGGATGTGCGCAAGCTTATCGATAAACTGGTGAAGGACCATGTGGACGGTATCATCGTTGATCTGCGCAACAATGGCGGTGGTTCCCTCACTGAAGCTACTGAACTCACCGGGCTGTTCATTCCTCATGGTCCCGTGGTGCAGGTAAAAGACAGCCAGGGCCATATTGATGTGGAACGCGACAGCGACCCCGAGGAAGCCTATACCGGTCCTCTCGCTGTGCTGGTGAACCGCAACAGCGCTTCCGCTTCCGAGATATTCGCCGCAGCCATACAGGATTATGGCCGTGGCCTGATCATTGGCGAACCCACTTTCGGCAAGGGTACGGTGCAAAGTCTGGTGGACCTGGGGCAGTTCTCCCGGCACAAGCAGGATCTGGGACGTCTGCGCCTGACCATTGCCCAGTTCTTCCGGGTGCGTGGGGGCAGCACTCAACACAAGGGTGTGATACCCGATGTGCAGTTTCCTACCGCAGAAGGTTCCGGCAAACATGGTGAAAGCTCCCTGGACAATGCGCTGCCCTGGGCCAGCATCAAGCCAGCCGAGTATCATCCCGTGAGCAAGGCGCCGCAGTTGGCCATGTTGCAACACAAGCATGAGGTTCGTGTGGCCAAGGATCCCGGCTTCAATTTCCTCGTGGAACAGAATCAGGAGATCAACAGGATGGAGGCCCGCAAGGAGGTCTCCCTGGTGGAAGCCGAGCGCAAGAAGGAATGGGATGAGAGGGAGCAGCGTGCCTTGGAGCGCCACAACAAACTGCGTGCCCTGCGGGGACTTCCGCCTCTCTCCAAGCTGGACGACGATGATGAGGATGAATTCGCGGAAAAGGAAGATGACCCGGAAGGCATCAACCGCATCATGCAGGAAGAGGCCGCGCACATTCTGGCCGACTATATTCGTCAGCAACAACCCGTGACGGCCCAGGCGGACTAG
- a CDS encoding DUF4743 domain-containing protein — translation MNETGYLRHVLACNPPVKERFVPWYVENQVVGWLRPALVEKLAHRPDVFEIDHAAICLRTDLKSFAARSEALEDVVAWLAEKDWITPPMGEPYPVTPAGREAALCVMDRSAAAYFGVRAFGQHLNGYVRKDDGIHMWLGRRARDRLIFPGCLDNMVAGGLPWGISPEENLVKECAEEAGMTPQQARRAVPVGLVSYNRIAERGYRPDVLYCYDMELSPDFEPQNTDGEVESFSLLPLEEVARLVRDTDEFKLNCNLVIMDFLLRHGYLAPEHEEYLDLATGLRRPMDAGLSVRKQYTET, via the coding sequence ATGAACGAAACCGGTTATCTGCGGCATGTACTGGCCTGCAATCCCCCTGTCAAAGAGCGGTTTGTTCCCTGGTATGTCGAAAACCAGGTGGTAGGATGGCTGCGTCCTGCGCTGGTTGAAAAACTGGCCCACAGGCCCGATGTATTCGAGATCGATCATGCTGCCATCTGCCTGCGCACAGACTTGAAGAGTTTTGCAGCGCGCAGCGAGGCTCTGGAAGATGTGGTTGCCTGGCTGGCGGAAAAGGATTGGATCACTCCGCCCATGGGAGAACCTTACCCGGTTACCCCGGCGGGCCGGGAAGCTGCCTTGTGTGTCATGGACCGGTCGGCAGCCGCTTATTTTGGCGTGCGGGCCTTTGGTCAGCATCTGAATGGCTACGTGCGAAAAGATGATGGCATTCATATGTGGTTGGGGCGCCGGGCCAGGGATCGGCTGATCTTTCCCGGTTGTCTGGACAATATGGTGGCAGGTGGACTTCCCTGGGGTATAAGTCCGGAGGAAAACCTGGTCAAGGAATGCGCCGAGGAAGCGGGGATGACCCCGCAACAGGCCCGCCGTGCCGTACCTGTAGGCCTGGTGAGCTATAATCGGATAGCAGAACGTGGTTATCGCCCGGATGTGCTGTATTGTTATGATATGGAACTTTCTCCGGACTTTGAGCCTCAAAACACCGACGGCGAGGTGGAGTCTTTCAGCCTGTTGCCCCTTGAAGAGGTTGCCCGTCTGGTGAGAGATACCGATGAGTTCAAACTGAACTGCAATCTGGTGATCATGGATTTCCTGTTGCGCCATGGTTACCTGGCCCCGGAACATGAAGAGTACCTGGATTTGGCAACGGGGTTGCGGCGTCCCATGGATGCCGGCCTCAGCGTCCGGAAACAATATACGGAAACATAG
- the mazG gene encoding nucleoside triphosphate pyrophosphohydrolase: MAHKIEELLHIMARLRDPGKGCPWDLKQDWNSIAPYTIEEAYEVADAIEQGDFDELRSELGDLLFQVVFYARLGEEQGRFDFDGIVDAICEKMIRRHPHVFADSEYEDETALKAAWDAEKSRERQDRNQGSSALEGVALALPALVRADKLQKRAARVGFDWPDAGGAMDKLLEELEEVQQAVEEADAEALKDELGDLLFAAVNIARLLGVDAEQALRRGNSNFESRFHRMENLLRAEGHEDPASLSLKQLENAWERAKAMEKMET; the protein is encoded by the coding sequence ATGGCGCACAAGATTGAAGAACTTCTACATATCATGGCCCGCCTGCGTGATCCCGGCAAGGGTTGCCCCTGGGATCTGAAACAGGACTGGAACAGCATTGCCCCCTACACCATAGAAGAGGCCTACGAGGTGGCGGATGCCATCGAGCAGGGGGATTTTGACGAACTCAGGAGTGAACTGGGTGATCTGCTGTTCCAGGTGGTGTTCTATGCGCGCCTGGGAGAGGAGCAAGGACGGTTTGATTTTGATGGCATCGTGGATGCCATCTGCGAAAAAATGATCCGCCGCCATCCTCATGTGTTTGCCGATTCGGAGTATGAAGATGAGACTGCCCTGAAAGCCGCCTGGGATGCGGAAAAGTCCCGCGAGCGTCAGGACAGGAATCAAGGCTCCAGCGCCCTGGAAGGGGTGGCTCTGGCTCTGCCTGCCCTGGTGAGGGCGGACAAGCTGCAAAAACGCGCGGCCCGGGTGGGATTCGACTGGCCGGATGCGGGGGGTGCCATGGACAAGCTGCTGGAAGAGCTTGAGGAAGTACAACAGGCTGTGGAAGAGGCTGATGCTGAAGCCCTGAAGGATGAGCTTGGGGATCTCTTGTTCGCTGCGGTGAATATCGCACGCCTGCTGGGAGTGGATGCGGAACAAGCCCTGCGCCGGGGCAACAGCAACTTTGAGTCCCGGTTCCACCGCATGGAAAACCTGCTGCGGGCGGAAGGGCATGAGGATCCGGCCAGTCTGAGCCTGAAGCAGCTGGAGAATGCCTGGGAACGTGCCAAGGCCATGGAGAAAATGGAAACATGA
- a CDS encoding GIY-YIG nuclease family protein, producing MNQPVFPEDHISYQLHIRVHQQLRIVAGAMGSCNFFPGDYVYTGSARRNLKARVARHLSRNKTLRWHIDYLLAHPQVEITRVETSALPECQWNQQLRGSIPIPGFGASDCRSHCGSHLKRIR from the coding sequence ATGAATCAGCCTGTCTTTCCCGAAGATCACATTTCCTATCAATTGCACATCCGCGTGCACCAGCAACTGCGGATTGTGGCAGGTGCGATGGGAAGCTGCAATTTCTTCCCTGGTGACTACGTTTACACGGGCAGCGCCCGCCGCAATCTGAAAGCCCGGGTCGCCCGGCACTTGTCCCGCAACAAGACTCTGCGCTGGCATATCGACTACCTGCTGGCGCACCCACAGGTTGAAATAACCCGGGTGGAGACCTCTGCACTGCCCGAGTGCCAATGGAATCAGCAATTGCGCGGCAGCATCCCCATACCGGGATTTGGCGCCAGCGATTGCCGTAGCCACTGCGGCTCCCATCTGAAAAGGATTCGCTGA
- a CDS encoding RNA polymerase sigma factor — METNRNSQARTRSPGLERFLADVERRALIMAEIATSNREEALDLVQDSMIAFVTRYACKAETEWPPLFYRILQNRIRDWYRRSAVRNRWKGWLGFVDDESDPIQTAPDPRQATPETELRRDESRDAISTALGKLPLRQQQAFMLRIWEGLDVRDTAKAMGCSQGSVKTHLFRAMQTLRKQLQEYR; from the coding sequence ATGGAAACCAACCGTAATTCGCAGGCACGCACCCGGTCACCCGGCCTGGAGAGATTTCTCGCCGACGTGGAGCGCCGCGCTCTGATTATGGCGGAAATCGCCACCAGCAACCGGGAAGAAGCCCTGGATCTGGTACAGGACAGCATGATAGCTTTTGTCACCAGGTATGCCTGTAAAGCGGAAACAGAATGGCCGCCCTTGTTTTATCGCATTTTGCAGAACCGTATTCGTGACTGGTACCGACGCTCGGCAGTGCGCAATCGCTGGAAGGGATGGCTGGGTTTTGTTGACGATGAAAGCGACCCCATCCAAACAGCCCCTGATCCCCGCCAGGCCACACCTGAAACAGAGCTGCGGCGGGATGAATCCCGGGATGCCATCAGTACCGCCCTTGGCAAGCTGCCCCTGCGCCAGCAGCAGGCTTTCATGCTGCGCATCTGGGAGGGTCTGGACGTCAGGGATACGGCAAAAGCCATGGGATGCAGCCAGGGCAGCGTCAAGACCCATCTGTTCCGCGCCATGCAAACCCTGCGAAAACAGTTGCAGGAGTACCGATAA
- a CDS encoding DUF3619 family protein, which translates to MDKFEKTLKKALEDKARGMDAATVSRLRRARETALDTPLPWWRSIQARTGAAIDLGGVLSHNPGPTAAAALGILILITMLAFTYLFSNGSTNPGPDTLELMEIISLDADLDLVEDMDFYHWLEVQASGDSER; encoded by the coding sequence ATGGACAAATTTGAGAAAACCCTGAAAAAGGCCCTGGAGGACAAAGCCAGGGGAATGGATGCGGCCACGGTTTCACGACTGCGCCGCGCCCGGGAAACCGCGCTGGACACACCATTGCCCTGGTGGCGCAGCATACAAGCCCGTACAGGCGCCGCCATTGACCTGGGAGGCGTGCTCTCCCATAACCCGGGGCCAACGGCTGCTGCCGCCCTGGGAATCCTGATCCTGATTACCATGCTGGCATTCACATACCTTTTCAGCAACGGTTCCACCAACCCGGGCCCGGATACCCTGGAACTCATGGAAATCATCAGCCTGGATGCAGACCTGGATCTGGTGGAGGATATGGACTTCTATCACTGGCTGGAAGTACAGGCATCGGGAGACTCGGAGCGTTGA
- a CDS encoding DUF3106 domain-containing protein: MKRLNIIIGLIGILGSFCQAVLAEESVAWEALTPEEQHILKPAHKNWEKLSAEKQQRLRAGARRWKKMTPEQRTRAKKNLKRWKEMSPQERKTFRKRLERFRKLPPEKRRKLRRYREWFKNLPEERRKELRKRWQNMTPQQRRQRLNKLPRRPPHRR; the protein is encoded by the coding sequence ATGAAAAGACTCAACATCATTATCGGATTGATAGGGATCCTGGGGAGTTTCTGCCAGGCAGTCCTGGCGGAGGAATCAGTCGCCTGGGAAGCCCTCACGCCAGAGGAACAACACATTCTCAAACCCGCCCACAAGAACTGGGAAAAACTCTCTGCGGAAAAACAACAACGGTTGCGCGCTGGCGCCCGGCGCTGGAAAAAAATGACCCCGGAACAGCGAACCCGGGCGAAAAAAAATCTCAAACGCTGGAAGGAGATGTCGCCCCAGGAGCGCAAGACATTTCGCAAGCGCCTGGAGCGCTTCCGCAAACTGCCGCCTGAAAAGCGCCGCAAACTGCGCCGCTATCGTGAATGGTTCAAAAATCTGCCGGAAGAACGCCGCAAAGAGCTGCGCAAGCGCTGGCAGAACATGACGCCCCAGCAAAGGCGCCAGCGGCTCAACAAGCTGCCCCGGCGTCCCCCACACCGGCGCTGA